A part of Sulfurifustis variabilis genomic DNA contains:
- the asnB gene encoding asparagine synthase (glutamine-hydrolyzing), which produces MCGIAAIVGRELTPAHPGIEAMVAALAHRGPDADGIARLDGCHLGHARLSILDLAGGAQPMTYAGRYWITFNGEIYNHAELRDELIRLGHRFATRSDTEVILAAYAQWGEACLDRLRGMWAFAIWDARERALFASRDLFGEKPLYYGQTPEGTLLFASEIKSLLASGALTPRLDRSAVDAFLALGYVPPHRTIYTEIRTLPPGHWMTWRDGRARVVRYWRPGLAPEPMDIGEAAEALRARVDVAVRRQMTADVPVGAFLSGGHDSSTIVALMGQHSTRPVQTFSVGFGRWIDERPYARAVAKQYGTEHHEVDLGAPDVGALLERMARVYDEPFMDASHIPTFLIAEFARRRVKVVLTGDGADELFGGYAWYPLIAAAAAVPGSLLAWLVLRSASRMIGDRVAALVLYSRALGLAARTADTWQRYVRYRLVFGDAERRALWAGEAPATEDWLPRAYYRQDGRNLGFDAALYFDLAAFLPGDILVKVDRAAMAHGLETRAPFLDRDVVELALRLPAALKVSGRKTKIAFKRAFADLWPPALAARGKQGFAGPHERWLERPDVAALERRVCRPDSALSRLLPGIAVDAGRTSQQRWNLLTLGLWLESRARA; this is translated from the coding sequence ATGTGCGGCATCGCGGCAATCGTCGGCAGGGAACTGACCCCTGCGCACCCCGGAATCGAGGCCATGGTGGCGGCGCTCGCGCATCGCGGGCCCGATGCCGACGGCATCGCGCGCCTGGACGGCTGCCACCTGGGCCATGCGCGGTTGAGCATCCTCGACCTGGCCGGCGGCGCGCAGCCGATGACCTACGCAGGCCGCTACTGGATCACGTTCAACGGCGAAATCTACAACCATGCCGAGCTGCGCGACGAGCTGATTCGTCTCGGGCATCGCTTCGCGACGCGCTCGGACACGGAGGTGATCCTCGCCGCCTACGCGCAATGGGGCGAGGCGTGCCTCGACCGGTTGCGCGGCATGTGGGCGTTCGCGATATGGGACGCACGGGAGCGCGCGCTCTTTGCGTCGCGCGACCTCTTCGGCGAGAAGCCCCTGTACTACGGGCAGACGCCGGAGGGAACGCTGCTGTTCGCGTCGGAGATCAAATCGCTTCTGGCGTCCGGGGCGCTGACGCCGCGGCTCGACCGGTCGGCGGTGGACGCGTTCCTCGCCCTCGGCTACGTGCCGCCTCACCGCACGATCTACACCGAGATCCGGACGCTCCCGCCGGGCCACTGGATGACCTGGCGGGACGGGCGCGCGCGGGTGGTGCGCTACTGGCGGCCGGGCCTCGCGCCGGAGCCGATGGATATCGGCGAAGCGGCCGAGGCGCTGCGCGCGCGCGTCGATGTCGCGGTGCGGCGGCAGATGACCGCGGACGTGCCCGTCGGCGCGTTCCTCAGCGGCGGGCACGACTCGAGCACGATCGTGGCGCTCATGGGCCAGCATTCGACGAGGCCGGTGCAGACGTTCTCCGTCGGCTTCGGCCGATGGATCGACGAGCGGCCCTACGCGCGCGCCGTCGCCAAGCAGTACGGGACGGAGCATCACGAGGTCGATCTCGGCGCGCCGGACGTCGGCGCGTTGCTCGAGCGAATGGCAAGGGTGTACGACGAGCCGTTCATGGACGCGTCGCACATCCCGACGTTTCTCATCGCCGAGTTCGCCCGCCGGCGCGTCAAGGTCGTGCTCACCGGCGACGGTGCGGACGAGCTTTTCGGCGGGTACGCATGGTACCCCCTGATCGCGGCCGCGGCGGCCGTGCCCGGCTCGCTCCTCGCGTGGCTCGTGTTGCGCTCGGCGAGCCGAATGATCGGCGACCGCGTCGCCGCGCTCGTGCTGTATTCGCGGGCGCTCGGTCTCGCGGCCCGTACGGCGGACACGTGGCAGCGATACGTGCGCTACCGCCTGGTCTTCGGCGACGCGGAGCGCCGTGCGCTGTGGGCCGGCGAAGCGCCGGCCACGGAGGACTGGCTGCCGCGAGCCTATTACCGCCAGGACGGCCGCAACCTCGGTTTCGATGCGGCGCTCTACTTCGACCTCGCGGCCTTCCTCCCGGGAGACATCCTGGTCAAGGTCGATCGCGCGGCGATGGCGCACGGCCTCGAGACGCGCGCGCCGTTTCTCGACCGCGACGTCGTCGAGCTCGCGCTCCGTCTGCCGGCGGCGCTCAAGGTGAGCGGCCGGAAGACCAAGATCGCGTTCAAGCGCGCGTTCGCGGATCTCTGGCCGCCCGCGCTCGCCGCGCGCGGCAAGCAGGGATTCGCCGGACCGCACGAACGCTGGCTCGAACGACCCGACGTGGCCGCATTGGAGCGGCGGGTGTGCAGGCCGGACTCGGCGCTCTCGCGGCTCCTGCCGGGCATTGCGGTCGACGCCGGACGGACTTCCCAGCAACGGTGGAACCTCCTGACGCTGGGGCTGTGGCTGGAGAGCCGTGCGCGCGCATGA
- the asnB gene encoding asparagine synthase (glutamine-hydrolyzing): MCGIAGCIDLSGHPISRSLIQAMTDAIRHRGPDDEGYVLIDSRAGKSQAFAGPDSPPAVRATMPLFDRHIENATANIGLAHRRFSIIDLSTAGHQPFFSNDGSCCVVYNGEIYNYVELREELGRQGVRLRSQSDTEVLVEAYRLWGTDCFSRFNGFWALALYDFRKRRLILSRDRLGKRPLYWTRRGGRVYFASEIKSLLQAPEIARTKSVNREALWHWCVDGMRDLDQTTLFDGIHNLKPASWVVVGTDFPGGIRTFWDIPAGRLRESELGIDDAARWVRETLEDAVRIRMRADVPIGFELSGGLDSSTVVALAAGAGKGAVTTYTVRFRDPGWNEEPFARAVGRRFGTDYRVIDPPLDTFWRGIGAFTALQEEPYHSPNLQTSQVIWSHMRADGTKVTLTGSSGDELFAGYSRYFWKAQLENLALGRWGHFGRNALRWSESHAFVPQFLREIVRASGLRRAARSTRRLLAGDRDYLVDVPFPARLHESGSLTRSLRADITNTLIPYWLMSGDKTLMGVPFEGRCPFLDYRMVEVALRLPVTYLIRDGWHKWILRKAMESHLPHDVVWRRAKMGFPFPYESFFESYRPIIDLILAEASNPYVDFGKKDVLRNDWRALSFLLWYEYFFNGNMDLFDRIERAASHGSAGAALPFKPAFLRRPSGPAAKAV; this comes from the coding sequence ATGTGTGGAATCGCGGGATGCATTGATTTGAGCGGACATCCGATCAGCCGGAGCCTGATCCAGGCGATGACGGACGCGATCCGCCATCGCGGTCCGGACGACGAGGGATACGTGCTCATCGACAGCAGGGCCGGGAAGAGCCAGGCGTTCGCCGGGCCGGACAGCCCGCCCGCGGTGCGCGCCACGATGCCGCTGTTCGATCGCCACATCGAGAACGCCACGGCGAACATCGGGCTCGCGCACAGGCGCTTCTCGATCATCGATCTGTCGACCGCCGGCCACCAGCCGTTCTTCTCCAACGACGGTTCCTGCTGCGTGGTCTACAACGGCGAGATCTACAACTACGTCGAGCTGCGCGAGGAGCTCGGGCGTCAGGGCGTGCGGCTGCGCAGCCAGTCGGACACCGAGGTGCTGGTCGAGGCGTACCGGCTCTGGGGCACCGACTGCTTCTCGCGGTTCAACGGCTTCTGGGCGCTCGCGCTTTACGATTTCCGGAAGAGGCGCCTGATCCTCAGCCGGGACCGGCTCGGCAAGCGCCCGCTCTACTGGACGCGTCGCGGCGGGCGGGTGTACTTCGCCTCCGAGATCAAGTCGCTTCTGCAGGCGCCCGAGATCGCGCGTACCAAGTCCGTCAACCGCGAAGCCTTGTGGCACTGGTGCGTCGACGGCATGCGCGATCTCGACCAGACGACCCTGTTCGACGGCATCCATAACCTGAAGCCGGCCTCCTGGGTGGTCGTGGGCACGGACTTTCCCGGCGGCATCCGCACGTTCTGGGACATACCGGCCGGGCGGCTGCGCGAGTCGGAGCTGGGTATCGACGACGCCGCACGCTGGGTCCGGGAGACGCTCGAGGACGCGGTGCGCATCCGGATGCGGGCGGACGTGCCGATCGGTTTCGAGCTGAGCGGCGGGCTGGATTCCTCGACGGTCGTGGCGCTCGCGGCCGGCGCCGGCAAAGGCGCGGTCACCACCTATACCGTGCGTTTCCGCGATCCCGGCTGGAACGAGGAGCCGTTCGCGCGTGCCGTGGGCCGACGATTCGGCACCGATTACCGGGTCATCGATCCGCCGCTCGACACCTTCTGGCGCGGCATCGGGGCGTTCACGGCCCTCCAGGAGGAGCCGTACCACTCGCCGAATCTCCAGACGAGCCAGGTCATCTGGTCGCACATGCGCGCGGACGGCACCAAAGTGACGCTGACGGGGTCGTCGGGCGACGAGCTCTTCGCGGGCTACTCGCGCTATTTCTGGAAAGCCCAGCTCGAGAACCTCGCGCTGGGCCGCTGGGGCCATTTCGGCAGAAACGCGCTGCGCTGGTCGGAGAGCCACGCCTTCGTTCCGCAGTTCCTGCGGGAGATCGTTCGGGCGAGCGGCCTGCGGCGCGCCGCCCGGAGTACGCGGCGCCTGCTGGCCGGAGACCGGGATTATCTGGTCGACGTGCCGTTTCCGGCGCGCCTGCACGAAAGCGGCTCGCTCACCCGGTCGCTGCGCGCCGACATCACCAACACGCTGATCCCGTATTGGCTGATGTCGGGGGACAAGACGCTGATGGGGGTTCCGTTCGAGGGCCGGTGCCCGTTCCTCGACTATCGGATGGTGGAGGTCGCCCTGCGCCTGCCGGTGACGTACCTGATACGGGACGGCTGGCACAAGTGGATTCTTCGCAAAGCGATGGAATCCCACCTGCCCCATGACGTCGTCTGGCGAAGGGCGAAGATGGGGTTCCCGTTTCCGTACGAGTCCTTCTTCGAGTCGTATCGTCCCATCATCGACCTCATCCTCGCCGAGGCGAGCAATCCCTACGTGGATTTCGGGAAGAAGGACGTGCTGCGCAACGACTGGAGGGCGCTGAGCTTTCTTCTGTGGTACGAGTATTTTTTCAACGGCAACATGGACCTGTTCGACCGGATCGAACGCGCGGCCTCGCACGGAAGCGCGGGCGCGGCGCTGCCCTTCAAGCCGGCGTTCCTCCGCCGGCCGTCCGGGCCGGCGGCGAAGGCGGTATAG
- a CDS encoding glycosyltransferase family 2 protein — protein sequence MEMPLVTIAIPTHNRADSYLRDALRCAVEQTYARLDILVADNASTDGTAELVSRLRDPRVRYLRHDVAIRPNDNFNFCIAQARGEYLLLLLDDEQVDRDFVATCLDAVGGRSGIGLIRTGLRTIDGNGIVIGECPNEAAGLPIGDLFLAWFEGRTSLYLCNTLFSTRALRASGGLRSRHCLFQDVMAQVRVARASGRADVEAIKATTRSHPGQFTYSAKVREWAEDAIDLLRLMCDAAPERREAIRVKGGRFFATVSYSRANAIRAPLARLEAYLLVYRLFGYRHLPPLRVVLSATALYRVARDLKRRLKGQPRWAAAG from the coding sequence ATGGAAATGCCGCTCGTCACCATCGCCATCCCGACCCATAACCGCGCGGACAGCTACCTGCGCGATGCGCTGCGGTGCGCCGTGGAACAGACGTACGCGCGGCTCGACATCCTCGTCGCGGACAACGCGTCGACCGACGGCACCGCGGAGCTGGTCTCCCGTCTGCGCGACCCGCGCGTGCGCTACCTGCGCCACGACGTGGCGATCCGGCCCAACGACAACTTCAATTTCTGCATCGCCCAGGCGCGGGGAGAGTACCTCCTCCTGCTGCTGGACGACGAGCAGGTGGACCGCGACTTCGTGGCGACATGCCTCGATGCCGTCGGCGGTCGCTCCGGAATCGGCCTGATCCGGACCGGTCTGCGCACGATCGACGGAAACGGCATCGTGATCGGCGAGTGTCCGAACGAGGCCGCGGGCCTCCCGATCGGAGACCTCTTCCTCGCCTGGTTCGAGGGGCGAACCTCGCTCTACCTGTGCAACACGCTCTTCAGCACGCGCGCGCTCCGGGCCAGCGGGGGTCTGCGGTCGCGGCACTGCCTGTTCCAGGACGTCATGGCGCAGGTCCGGGTGGCCAGGGCGTCGGGACGGGCGGATGTCGAGGCGATCAAGGCGACGACGCGCAGCCATCCGGGACAGTTCACGTACTCGGCGAAGGTCCGGGAGTGGGCCGAGGACGCGATCGATCTGTTGCGCCTCATGTGCGACGCCGCCCCCGAACGACGCGAGGCCATCCGCGTGAAGGGCGGTCGATTCTTCGCCACGGTCAGCTACAGCCGGGCGAACGCGATCCGCGCGCCGCTTGCCCGCCTCGAGGCCTATCTGCTCGTCTACCGCCTGTTCGGTTATCGGCACCTGCCGCCGTTGCGGGTGGTGCTTTCGGCGACGGCCCTGTATCGCGTCGCGCGAGACCTGAAGCGCCGACTGAAGGGGCAGCCGCGCTGGGCGGCGGCGGGATGA
- a CDS encoding glycosyltransferase family 2 protein, whose translation MKLYAICLVKNEDDVIGQTLAHAARYCDGIFVIDNGSTDGTWDIVRDLAARDPRIVAFARTLEPYDDALRWPPYEEYHGRLSDDDWWLILDGDEFLAEDPRPVIAEASREPAEVINAWQIQFYYTEKDHAAWLAGEDTRDRPIFERRRHYRIDWQEPRLFRNRREGTWEDAYLRRKLPAPRGEDGQEGPVRVGRIARRKILNRHFQYRDPEQIEKRLRLRYGHAKFAAQVDSTDWRTKMRSSRHLHCHRPGERWHFSASGLTYYYSSWMRYVLKSRVQRAQRRFAEVIG comes from the coding sequence ATGAAGCTGTACGCCATCTGCCTGGTGAAGAACGAGGACGACGTGATCGGTCAAACGCTCGCCCACGCGGCGAGGTACTGCGACGGCATCTTCGTGATCGACAACGGGAGCACGGACGGAACCTGGGACATCGTCCGGGATCTGGCGGCGCGGGACCCACGGATCGTCGCGTTCGCGCGCACGCTCGAACCGTACGACGACGCGTTGCGCTGGCCCCCCTACGAGGAATACCACGGCCGTCTTTCGGACGACGACTGGTGGCTGATCCTGGACGGCGACGAGTTTCTGGCCGAGGACCCGCGGCCCGTGATCGCGGAGGCGTCGCGTGAGCCGGCCGAGGTGATCAACGCGTGGCAGATACAGTTCTACTACACCGAGAAGGACCATGCGGCCTGGCTCGCCGGCGAGGACACGCGCGACCGGCCGATATTCGAGCGGCGTAGGCACTATCGCATCGACTGGCAGGAACCGCGGCTGTTCCGGAACCGCCGCGAAGGGACCTGGGAAGACGCCTATCTGCGCCGCAAGCTGCCGGCGCCCCGTGGCGAGGACGGGCAGGAAGGACCCGTGCGCGTCGGCCGGATCGCGCGCCGAAAGATCCTCAACCGGCATTTCCAGTACCGGGACCCGGAGCAGATCGAGAAGCGTCTGCGGCTGCGGTACGGGCACGCCAAGTTCGCGGCCCAGGTCGACTCGACGGATTGGCGGACGAAGATGCGGTCCTCCCGACATCTTCATTGCCACCGGCCGGGCGAACGCTGGCATTTCAGCGCCTCGGGACTGACTTATTACTACTCGAGCTGGATGCGATACGTGCTCAAGAGCCGGGTCCAGCGCGCACAGCGGCGGTTCGCGGAAGTGATCGGATGA
- a CDS encoding glycosyltransferase family 2 protein, with product MKTETAMWDGRDVSAGRGADSGEPREAAAPLVSVVIPTFNRAGRVANALRSVLAQTYTNLEILVVDDASTDRTADAVGSFADPRIRYLRHGSNRGGAAARNTGIRAAAGEVIAFLDDDDEWLPQKVEEQLRWLDRFDAVVCASTDSRGAITPRPRGGRLTLNELRHGPWGGTGVLMAKAGLIRETLFDEELARGQDWDLFIRIALKREIAYLDKPLLRYDAGVHDRITNRLSRVSVREMAHQLRVIEKHRPLFGEKWFHRRMCEALLYDFGRRKDRAGVLVHAARSHGWLNVVRILMMRLRERIRRVTARGATGWRIPKALQP from the coding sequence ATGAAAACGGAAACGGCGATGTGGGACGGACGCGACGTATCCGCGGGGCGTGGGGCGGACTCGGGAGAACCCCGGGAGGCGGCCGCGCCCCTCGTGAGCGTGGTCATCCCGACCTTCAATCGCGCCGGGCGCGTGGCGAACGCCTTGCGGAGCGTTCTGGCGCAGACCTACACGAACCTGGAGATTCTGGTCGTCGACGACGCTTCCACCGACCGGACCGCGGACGCGGTCGGGTCGTTCGCGGATCCGCGCATCCGCTATCTGCGCCACGGGAGCAACCGCGGCGGCGCCGCCGCCCGCAACACCGGCATTCGCGCGGCCGCCGGCGAGGTGATTGCATTTCTCGACGACGACGACGAGTGGCTGCCCCAAAAAGTCGAAGAGCAGCTGCGCTGGCTCGACCGGTTCGATGCCGTGGTGTGCGCGTCGACGGACAGCCGCGGTGCGATCACACCCCGGCCGCGCGGCGGCCGATTGACGTTGAACGAGCTTCGACACGGGCCATGGGGGGGCACCGGGGTCCTCATGGCGAAAGCCGGACTGATCCGGGAGACGCTCTTCGACGAGGAACTGGCGCGCGGGCAGGACTGGGACCTGTTCATCCGGATCGCGCTCAAGCGGGAGATCGCGTACCTGGACAAGCCTCTCCTGCGCTATGACGCCGGCGTTCACGATCGAATCACCAACCGCCTGTCGCGCGTATCCGTGCGCGAGATGGCGCACCAGCTGCGCGTGATCGAGAAGCACCGGCCTCTTTTCGGCGAAAAATGGTTCCATCGGCGCATGTGCGAGGCGTTGCTTTACGACTTCGGGCGTCGGAAGGACAGGGCGGGGGTGCTGGTCCACGCGGCGCGCAGTCACGGATGGCTCAACGTCGTGCGCATCCTGATGATGCGGCTTCGAGAGCGGATTCGGCGGGTCACCGCGCGCGGGGCGACGGGATGGCGGATACCCAAGGCATTGCAGCCGTGA
- a CDS encoding glycosyltransferase family 2 protein yields the protein MTDSRTEPAPGEGTQPGDATAGGVSGHAGAGRADALVTVVIPTYNRAALLPKAIASVLRQTHARFEIVVVDDGSTDATATVVSSLQDPRIRYVRHERNRGLPAARNTGIRAARGEYVAFIDDDDEWREDKLERQLQVIGRYDAVLATGVADGYPLRIHRRPEISLDDLRKGSFNPSSLLAKTSVLRDVMFDESLRQGEDWDAFIRIGKRYSIGWLPEPLLIYNEGSHVRMTNEAKTTSVTELERRMAVLRKHREFFGERWYEYHVADNLLSYIATRADRLSCVRYAIRRCGVLPVATVLADKTRRFVVRRFWKYLVWRGRVPGPVNADKA from the coding sequence GTGACCGACTCCAGAACCGAGCCCGCGCCGGGAGAGGGCACGCAACCGGGCGACGCGACGGCAGGCGGCGTATCGGGCCATGCCGGCGCGGGTCGGGCGGACGCCTTGGTGACGGTCGTCATTCCCACGTACAACAGGGCCGCGTTGCTGCCGAAGGCGATCGCGAGCGTGCTGCGGCAAACGCACGCAAGGTTCGAGATCGTCGTGGTCGACGACGGCTCCACCGACGCGACGGCCACGGTCGTGTCGTCCCTGCAGGATCCGCGGATCCGTTACGTGCGGCACGAGCGGAACCGGGGCCTGCCCGCCGCCAGGAACACCGGCATCCGCGCGGCCCGGGGAGAGTACGTGGCCTTCATCGACGACGACGACGAGTGGCGCGAGGACAAGCTGGAACGTCAATTGCAGGTGATCGGCCGGTACGATGCCGTTCTCGCGACCGGAGTCGCGGACGGTTATCCGCTGCGGATCCATCGCAGGCCGGAGATCAGTCTCGACGATCTCCGGAAAGGCAGCTTCAATCCCTCGAGCCTCCTGGCCAAGACGTCCGTGCTCCGGGACGTCATGTTCGACGAGTCGCTGCGCCAGGGCGAGGACTGGGACGCGTTCATCCGCATCGGAAAGCGCTACTCCATCGGCTGGCTGCCCGAACCGCTGCTCATTTACAACGAGGGCAGCCATGTGCGCATGACGAACGAGGCGAAGACCACTTCGGTGACGGAACTGGAGCGGCGTATGGCGGTGCTGCGCAAGCATCGGGAGTTCTTCGGCGAGCGCTGGTACGAGTACCACGTGGCGGACAATCTGCTCTCGTACATCGCCACGCGGGCCGACCGGCTGAGCTGCGTGCGCTATGCGATCCGTCGTTGCGGCGTGCTCCCCGTGGCGACGGTGCTCGCGGACAAGACGCGGCGCTTCGTCGTCCGCCGATTCTGGAAGTATCTGGTTTGGAGGGGCCGGGTGCCCGGCCCCGTGAACGCGGACAAGGCATGA
- a CDS encoding glycosyltransferase family 4 protein: MTIQTELRREERLTRQDGAGPGARDVEREPCRILFVPGFVCDTYSEIERQYVELCAAARKDVRYLWLVPDIRCRGNRFARPALREKLAEPVWVPRLREHGVPYVVGNISRYNVVRNYRLFRDVFRRHRIDAVYTHFGYERFWAAFFGRLWGKVTIWNEHWHSLGTRFVRFKRLFYGAFVDDFLAVSGFIGRTLPAGAAVHVFKNAVHPEEKRAASPEEAARMRGALGIPPGAKVVLMVSAFRPNKRYDLAMRVCREVLNRREDVAFVFLGEGAMRPWVLEEARRCGLGSRIAAPGHVDDVDRYYALADVCMLTSTGEPCALAIFEAMKHGRPLVAFHSGGTPEIVRDGATGILVPEEDVHRFAEEVLGLLTDGRRRSEIGAAARESVRSEFNRAKWIGDLNRLLRNIVERRRNGRASIAAPPDRRSRVLRE, from the coding sequence ATGACGATCCAGACGGAACTTCGGCGGGAAGAACGACTGACGCGACAGGACGGCGCCGGACCGGGCGCGCGCGACGTGGAGCGGGAACCGTGCCGGATACTCTTCGTGCCCGGATTCGTTTGCGACACCTACTCGGAAATCGAGCGTCAGTATGTCGAGCTGTGCGCCGCCGCCCGCAAGGACGTGCGTTACCTGTGGCTGGTGCCGGATATCCGTTGCCGCGGCAACCGTTTCGCCCGGCCGGCGCTCCGCGAAAAGCTGGCGGAGCCGGTCTGGGTGCCCCGGCTCCGGGAGCACGGCGTGCCGTACGTCGTGGGAAACATCTCGCGGTACAACGTCGTCCGGAACTACCGGTTGTTCCGCGACGTGTTCCGGCGTCATCGCATCGACGCGGTCTACACGCACTTCGGTTACGAGCGGTTCTGGGCCGCGTTCTTCGGTCGTCTCTGGGGCAAGGTGACCATCTGGAACGAGCACTGGCATTCGCTCGGTACGCGTTTCGTACGATTCAAACGGCTGTTCTACGGTGCCTTCGTCGACGATTTCCTCGCGGTGTCCGGGTTCATCGGCCGGACCCTGCCGGCGGGCGCCGCCGTTCACGTCTTCAAGAACGCCGTGCACCCCGAGGAGAAGAGGGCGGCTTCGCCCGAGGAGGCGGCGCGCATGCGAGGCGCGCTCGGCATACCGCCCGGCGCAAAGGTGGTGCTGATGGTGTCGGCCTTCCGGCCGAACAAGCGTTACGACCTCGCCATGCGTGTCTGCAGGGAGGTGCTGAACCGCAGGGAGGACGTTGCGTTCGTATTCCTCGGAGAAGGGGCGATGCGCCCGTGGGTGCTGGAGGAAGCAAGGCGTTGCGGCCTCGGGTCCAGGATCGCGGCGCCGGGACACGTCGACGATGTCGACCGGTATTACGCACTGGCCGACGTGTGCATGCTCACTTCCACGGGAGAACCGTGCGCCCTGGCGATTTTCGAAGCGATGAAGCACGGGCGGCCGCTGGTCGCGTTCCATAGCGGAGGGACCCCCGAGATCGTCCGGGACGGCGCCACCGGCATACTCGTGCCGGAAGAGGACGTGCATCGATTCGCCGAAGAGGTGCTCGGGCTGCTGACCGACGGGCGAAGACGGTCCGAGATCGGCGCGGCGGCCCGCGAATCCGTGCGGAGCGAGTTCAACCGCGCGAAATGGATCGGTGACCTGAACAGGCTGTTGAGGAATATCGTGGAACGCCGGCGGAACGGACGCGCTTCGATCGCCGCGCCGCCCGATCGACGATCCCGCGTGTTGCGCGAGTAG
- a CDS encoding O-antigen ligase family protein codes for MELLLLKLVGLTRPLASMEYAEPVFAILGVGLFVLLLGGVLIRAAVQQTVRFTAIDLFAVAFAFWALAGWVSYYEEARFSELLKLVLPVLSYTVVKNIVPDRASYRRVVLWILVGFAIPTLVSAALIVAKHPTAVDMVNYWTEVTRWKGVYTHSHNLGHSMTLFLMAMVLYVSLRDARDERWRLGANALLVALGAVALFCLFMSQVRSAVLGLVVFLALYTFFARRRLFLLGTAAAALLVVATLPYWFAAMFPEFEVSRPGAEVDVLDLGSGRPRFWLNDLEIYAGLPVDQKLLGLGTGAGFADGEQLLGHNDWLGLLTQTGLIGVLLFLGLQLAILRAILRLPASERYFFLALFAAVNVMMAVSNSYAWRIQVSQLYYILLAFIEVPVGSARPAAQEAGGERGRRTELGTAAIARR; via the coding sequence GTGGAACTGCTGTTGCTGAAGCTGGTGGGGCTGACGCGTCCGCTCGCGTCGATGGAGTACGCGGAGCCGGTGTTCGCGATCCTGGGCGTCGGCCTCTTCGTCCTGCTCCTCGGTGGCGTGCTGATCCGGGCGGCCGTCCAGCAGACCGTGCGTTTCACCGCCATCGACCTGTTCGCGGTCGCCTTCGCGTTCTGGGCGCTCGCGGGTTGGGTCAGTTATTACGAGGAAGCCCGTTTCAGCGAGCTGTTGAAGCTCGTGCTCCCGGTCCTGAGTTACACCGTGGTCAAGAACATCGTGCCGGACCGGGCCTCGTACCGGCGGGTGGTCCTCTGGATTCTCGTCGGGTTCGCCATTCCGACCCTGGTCAGCGCGGCGCTGATCGTGGCGAAGCACCCGACCGCGGTCGACATGGTGAATTACTGGACGGAGGTGACCCGCTGGAAGGGCGTCTACACCCACTCCCACAATCTCGGGCACAGCATGACGCTCTTCCTGATGGCGATGGTGCTGTATGTCTCGTTGCGGGACGCCCGGGACGAACGGTGGCGCCTCGGCGCGAACGCGTTGCTCGTCGCGTTGGGCGCCGTAGCCCTGTTCTGCCTCTTCATGAGCCAGGTGCGCTCCGCCGTGCTGGGTCTCGTCGTGTTTCTCGCGCTCTACACCTTCTTCGCGCGGAGGCGCCTGTTTCTGCTCGGGACGGCGGCGGCTGCGCTGCTCGTCGTTGCGACGCTGCCTTACTGGTTCGCCGCGATGTTCCCGGAGTTCGAGGTGAGCCGTCCCGGCGCCGAGGTGGACGTCCTCGATCTCGGTTCCGGCCGGCCGCGATTCTGGCTCAACGACCTCGAGATCTATGCGGGGCTGCCGGTGGACCAGAAGCTGCTGGGACTGGGCACCGGGGCGGGATTCGCGGACGGCGAGCAACTCCTCGGGCACAACGATTGGCTCGGCCTGCTGACACAGACGGGGCTGATCGGGGTGTTGCTGTTCCTGGGGCTGCAGCTCGCGATTCTGCGTGCGATTCTCCGCCTGCCGGCGTCGGAACGCTATTTCTTCCTGGCGTTGTTCGCGGCGGTGAACGTCATGATGGCCGTCAGCAACAGCTATGCCTGGCGCATTCAGGTCTCGCAGCTCTACTACATCCTGCTCGCCTTCATCGAGGTGCCCGTCGGCAGTGCCCGGCCGGCGGCGCAGGAGGCCGGAGGCGAACGCGGGCGCCGGACGGAGCTCGGGACGGCTGCCATCGCCCGGAGATGA